TCTCGCCTCTCTGGCATTGCTTGAAGAGGCTTGAGCTCTGGAGAACCGAGGAAGCATTCATCTTTCCTGGCCATCCAGTGATGATGCTCCGGAATTTGAGATCAGGGTCGACCACGGCCTGCAGGATCATGCTGTGTTTCCCCCTGGAATCGAGCCAGCTGTCCGCCTCCGGGTCGGAGGAGGTTAGTAGCATTGTGATGTGAGTTGTGGCGATTGCGCCGCAGCAATTGGGAAGCCCTCTAATTTTCTCAAACTCGCACTTGATCTCCGAGAGCTCCTCTTCTGTGGAGGGCCAACTAAGGTGGCGGAGTCCTTTGTCTTCGATGGCCTCCACAAAGCGCCACGTTGCTTGGGAGACGGTCGAGTGGTGGGCCCCGAAGGATTCCCCAATGGTGATGAGGGAGTTGCCAGAGCTGAGCCTTGTCAGTGCCAAGGCTACCTGATCGTTCAGCGACATAGGATTGCCATTTATGAAGGCGAAATGTGTTTTGGACATCATGTGCTCCTTTACTAAGGAGCAAATGTAGTCGAATGTTTTTCTAGACATCGCGAAAGTCGACTTGAAGGGGTCCAACGTCCCCGTCATCGATGGATTGCCTGTAGAACAGATAAATGGCATTATCAATCTGAAAATACTGCTAAGGAAGCAATACATCAAGAAAGTGAAAATGCTCAACAACTTCCAGGACATTTTCTGACTA
The genomic region above belongs to Salvia hispanica cultivar TCC Black 2014 chromosome 3, UniMelb_Shisp_WGS_1.0, whole genome shotgun sequence and contains:
- the LOC125211918 gene encoding protein ALP1-like, whose product is MAPLRGGKKKRRVENQDEDSKSLASGSSSQEGFAEWWDVLSNKIKGNPSMTGTLDPFKSTFAMSRKTFDYICSLVKEHMMSKTHFAFINGNPMSLNDQVALALTRLSSGNSLITIGESFGAHHSTVSQATWRFVEAIEDKGLRHLSWPSTEEELSEIKCEFEKIRGLPNCCGAIATTHITMLLTSSDPEADSWLDSRGKHSMILQAVVDPDLKFRSIITGWPGKMNASSVLQSSSLFKQCQRGEKLNGPKMFVSEDTGLREYIVGDTGYPLLPWLLTPYQGNRINDTKTDFNERLLATHFVAYKALARLKEVWKMMKGDLWRPDKHRLPRLITVCCILHNIIIDMEKDEDLLEFPSDLVHDAGYGPEICEAVDKTGSVARDKVCRYLSGR